The proteins below are encoded in one region of Brassica napus cultivar Da-Ae chromosome A6, Da-Ae, whole genome shotgun sequence:
- the LOC106347761 gene encoding mitochondrial import inner membrane translocase subunit PAM16 like 1-like, translating into MAAKLLATFIVYGSGAVIRACTQAYRQALANASKSGVAQEAMHSLKRGIRGLTEPEARQILGVTDKSSWGEVLKRYDNLFERNAKSGSFYLQSKVHRAKECLEAAYLKKP; encoded by the exons ATG GCTGCGAAACTTCTTGCGACTTTCATAGTCTACGGCTCTGGAGCGGTAATCAGGGCTTGTACTCAGGCATATCGTCAGGCACTTGCAA ATGCATCAAAATCTGGGGTTGCGCAAGAAGCAATGCATAGTCTTAAGAGAGGAATCAGAGGGTTAACTGAACCCGAAGCTAGACAGATTCTTGGTGTAACCGATAAATCATCTTGGGGCGAGGTTCTTAAg AGATACGACAATCTTTTCGAACGCAATGCAAAAAGCGGAAGCTTTTATCTCCAGTCAAAGGTTCATCGAGCTAAAGAATGCTTAGAGGCTGCTTACCTGAAGAAACCTTAG